Within Limisalsivibrio acetivorans, the genomic segment CCTGATTCTGGCAGATACACTCGATACGTATGCTTGTGGGGTAATCCATTCGGTTGTCCTGCAGTCTGCGCTCAAGGAGAACAGCCATATATTCCGCAAACTCCTCAACACCTGTAAGGTCATTAGAAAATAGGCTGGCACAGCCGCAGGAACCTTTTTTGTATAGCATTCCATGCTTCTTGAAGATTTCTTGGGTTTCTTGGCAAAGGAACTCTTCGGGCAGGCATGGTCGTACAACGGCACGGCATTTTAGCTTAACCATAATCATCTCCTGTTAGGAGAAGGTTAACACATTTTTGATACATTTGAAGGGTTATATAAAGGATTGCTTCTCAACTCTGTTACGACCACGGCTCTTTGCCATATAAAGGGCATCGTCTGCGGTCTTTATGAGCAGATCGGCGGATTCCAATAAGACATACTCAGTAACACCGAAACTGCATGTAACCCTGCCGGCATATTCAAAATCATGCTGTTCGATACGGAACCGGATCTTCTCCGCAAGGATACAGGCCCCTTCCATATCCGTTTCAGGAGCCAATACAGCGAATTCTTCACCACCATATCTTGCAAATACATCTACAACTCGGATATTCTTGCCTACAACAGCGGCTATCTCTTTAATGACGTAATCACCAACCTGCTTACCGTAACGCTCGTTGATATCATTGAAGCCGTCGATATCAAAAAGGATAAGTGACAGCGGCCTTGAATACCTCTGGACACGCTGAAGCTCCCGGTCCATCTCCTCATGGAAACGCTTCCGGTTCATAACCCCGGTTAGGGGGTCAATTAGGGAAAGCTCCTCTTTGTTCCTAAGCTTCTTCTCAAGCACCGTAATATCAACCAGCGAAACCAGATAGCAATTCTGTTCGGGTATGGGAATTATCTTTGCAAGGAAGCTCTTGGCCTCGCTTTTAAGGGATCTGGCTCCCTCGATGGATATAACGCTCTCCCTGTTTCCTGAGATAACGGCCTCTCTAACCCAGGTACAGAAATCGTTTCCTTTATAATCGTTCTGATCCTTAAGGATCCTTATCTGGTTCATATCCAGCCCGGAGCGAACAAAATCTTCATAGCTTTCGTATCCGAGGTATTGCAGGAATGTATCGTTAATAAAGTCGATATTGTCTAGATCAGTCACGATATAGAGTTCGTTAGAGTTCTGCATAACAAGGCGCAGGAGCTTTCTCTTACGCTCTGCCTCCTTCCGCTGCAGCACTGTTAGTCCTATCTCACTCAAAAGTCCACGCAGGTGCTTTATGTCTACCGGCTTTTTGATATATTTCTGTGCGCCAATATCTATTGATCCGACTAGGTATTTCTCGTCATCAAAGCCTGTGGTTATTATGATAGGAACATCGGGATCAACCTTACGTATCTCCTCTGCCATCTCCAGGCCATTCATCATTGGCATCTGAATATCGGTTATTACGATATCCGGACGCTTCTCCTCATAGATCTCAAGCCCTTCGGTTCCATCGGATGCGTTTAGTATCTCGCCAAAATTTTTGCCAAGAAAGCCAGCCAGTCTCTCCCTAGTTTCAACTTCATCCTCAACACAAAGGATAGAAACAGACTTTAAGGCTTCGGGCATGTCGCCCTGCGCAACTGTTTTCTCCATATACCCGCTTCATTACCAGATTTAAACTAATTTATCATAACCATGATTAAAGAGAAGATATTTTTACCACTAATTACTAATACCCTGCGATATCTCAGCAGAAATCCTGCTTAGAAGCTCCTGGGTGAATACAGGTTTCCTGACAATATTAAGCCCTCCAACCTCCAGCCCTTTCTCCATAAGATCATCCTCACCATAGCCGCTGATGTAGATTACCGGTATTGCACTATCCCGCTCATGGAGGAGCTTCCCTGCTATTAAACCGCTGTGATCTTTCAGCACTATATCCACAACGGCAAGGCCGATGTCAAATTCGCTATCCAAGAGAAATTCCTTGAGTTCGTTGCACCCTGGCATGGAGATCGTTTCATAGCCGAACTCCTGGAGCATTGTCTCGATACTCTCCCTCACTCCGGCATCGTCATCGATAACCAGAGTTTTCCCCTTTATATAGGGGATGGTGTCGTATACCGCATCCTTCTCTGCGAGGAATGTGCTCTTTGCCTCCGGTATATAAACACTGAAGGTTGTTCCCTCGCCTATTACCGATGAGCACTCTATGAAACCACCGTGCTTTTCAACAATCTCACGCACTATGGCAAGCCCCAAACCGGTGCCCTTCCCTTTTGTTTTCGTAGTAAAGAAGGGCTTGAAGATATTGCTTCTTGTATCCTCGGACATCCCGCTGCCAGTGTCTGCGACCTTAATATAGACATAATAACCAGGAATCTTACAGGTTTTACCGCTTTCATCAACAGGCTCTATATACTTCGCACCTGTCTCCAGGCTTAGTGTACCCCCCTCCGGCATGGCGTCCCTTGCGTTTACAGCAAGATTCATTAGAACCTGCCCGATCTGAGTCTCATCAGCGAAAATACTTCGCTCGTCACAGTTAAGCTCGGTATCGATAACAATATCCTCGGCGATTATCACTGCCAGCATCTGCGAAGTTTTCTTTACAATATCATCGATGGATACTGTCTCTCTGCGGAACTCTTTTTTCCTTCCGTAATCAAGCAGTCCCCTTGTTATATCTCTTCCGGTTACTGCAAGCTCCAGTATCTTGTCAGCGAACTTTGATGCAGCGTTATCATCGCCAAGCCTTCTTCTTATAATGGTAGCAAATCCGCCCATAGCTGTAAGCAGATTGTTGAAATCATGGGCTATACCACTGCTTAACTCTCCGAGGGTTTCCATCTTCTGGGCGTGGCGTAACTGTTCCCGTATCGTTTCCTTCTCCGTTATGTCCTCATCAACAAAAACAAGGTTTACTATCTCATTGTTCATATTGCGTATGGGGGAAACGTAGCTGTAGGTCCTTATCTCGTTCCCTTCCTTAGTTAGAAGCCTCGTTTCACCAATCCAAGTTCGCCCCCCGGTAACATTTTTCCAAATAAGCGAATAGGCTTCACCTTTGGTTACACCACCCTTGAGCCTCTCAATAGACTCGCCAATAACAGCCTCTGGGTCCTGCCCTGTCACCTCCGTAACCCTCTGGTTTATATAGGTCACGATCCCGTACCTGTTTGTTACCGTTATGGGCGTGTGGCTTCGTTCAATAATCTGAGCCAATGATGAGGTGTGCTCCTGGGCTTTTATTTTTGGTGTTATGTTCTCTGCGGAGATAAGTATCAATGTTTCATGTGTTTTAAATACTGGATAAAGGCTTATTTCAGCTTGAAAGCTGCTTCCGTCTGATTTGATTATATCATTATAAAAGCTGACTTTTTTGCGCGTTCTGAATATAAGAGGGGCAAGCATGTTCCGCATTCTTCCAGAGCTGAACCCGCTGAATAACCCAACGGGAGACATCCCTATAAGCTCTTCAGGGCTATATCCTGTCTCATTAATACATGCACTGTTCGCATACCGTATTCTCAGCGTCTTTTCATCAACGGCCATATAGATTGTTGATGTGTATTCAACAATATCTCCCAAAAGCTCGATATCCTCTTTGTATGGATTATGGCTGTTTTTTACAAGATTGGATGCAATATTACGTATGGAATCGACTAATCCCTCAAGGTTGTCCTTTGTTTTATAGTCAGCCGCTCCTCTTTTAATGCACTCAACGACGGTATTCACATCCGAACTTGAGGAGAATATTATGAAGGGGATCGAGCTGTTTGACGTGTTCAGATAATCAAGCGCTCTCAGTGCAGAGTACCCATCAGCTTTAAGCTCAGATATTATTATCTGACATCGGCATTCCTTAAATTTTGAACAGAACTCAGACATGGATACAGCGGTGAAGAACTCTGCATCACCAAATACAGCAGACAAGGCATCACTAACCCGCCTGCGTTCAACGGCAGATGTATCCGCAATAAGAAATCTAAGCCCTTCACCCATACCTTCAACCCTCAGTGGCAAGCAATATAATTAAATCAAATACTGTTGGCTTCCAATTATAAAAATATGTTCGATTATGCGATTTTGCCACCTTTAATAAGCTATTACTCGCACATTTACATGCACATGACAGGTATCGGTCATTTACATACATATTTCTTACTATTTTTCACACAAAAAAACCCGGGCCATCGACCCGGGTTCTGTGTATTCCAAGTTTTCTTATCCACTATTCCGTAACAATCACATCACTGCTTCTATGTCCAAACTTGACAGAAAGGCTTCTTGCCGCCTCCAAAATAACAGGGGCAATCTCAGTTTCGATCCGCTCCATGCTCATACGCTCCTTAGGTGCGCTAACACTGATACCGGAGATGACATTACCCATGAAATCACGAACAGGTGCACCAACGCATCTTACGCCTGGCTCATACTCCTCATCGTCAATGGCGTAGCCAACCTGCTTCACTTTTATAAGCTCCTGCTTGAGCGCATCCATATCTTTTATCGTGTGCTCTGTTATATAGGTCATCTCACCACTGTAGAGCTTATCGATCTCACGTTCATCGTAGTGCGCCAGTTGAGCTTTACCTGTGGCAGTGGCGTATGCGGGACCAACATTGCCTATGCGGGGGAGGACCCGAACGGCCTGGTCCGTCTCTATTACATTGAGATAAACCACATTACCGTCACGCATAACACTGATGTATGCACTTTCGTTAGTTTGCTCCTTGAGGCTCTGAAGAACCTGAACCGAGATATCAATGATACTCAGCTTATTAATGTATGCCTGTGATATCTGGAACGTTTTAACACCAAGCCTGAAGTTGCCAGTGTAACGGTTGTACTCAACGTAGCCGAACATCTCAAGTGTTGCCAGAAGCTTATTTACATTGCTTCTGGTAAGGTTTAGCTTAGTAACTATATCGCTGATGCTGAGCTCGTGATCACCGTCGCCAAGAAGCTCAAGGATGTCGATGGCGTTATTAACCGCCTGGACAGCGTATTCTGATTTATCTCTTTTCATTCTAATCCCCGTACAAATTTCGAAACAAAACAATGTTCGATAAAAAACAATCTAGGCATTTGTCTAATAATCTATTATATACTCGCATTTCATGTCAATACATTATTGATATTGTACGAAATATAACCTGACAATCCAGTATTTATAAAACAGGCTCGAAATCAATATACTCAGCTACTATACTATATGTATGAAGGTATACGTAAAGGATGCCGCCTTGTCAAGATTCGGCAAACATAAACAAAGCCTGATAGATATTATACGGGACTCCATAAACGGG encodes:
- a CDS encoding GGDEF domain-containing response regulator is translated as MEKTVAQGDMPEALKSVSILCVEDEVETRERLAGFLGKNFGEILNASDGTEGLEIYEEKRPDIVITDIQMPMMNGLEMAEEIRKVDPDVPIIITTGFDDEKYLVGSIDIGAQKYIKKPVDIKHLRGLLSEIGLTVLQRKEAERKRKLLRLVMQNSNELYIVTDLDNIDFINDTFLQYLGYESYEDFVRSGLDMNQIRILKDQNDYKGNDFCTWVREAVISGNRESVISIEGARSLKSEAKSFLAKIIPIPEQNCYLVSLVDITVLEKKLRNKEELSLIDPLTGVMNRKRFHEEMDRELQRVQRYSRPLSLILFDIDGFNDINERYGKQVGDYVIKEIAAVVGKNIRVVDVFARYGGEEFAVLAPETDMEGACILAEKIRFRIEQHDFEYAGRVTCSFGVTEYVLLESADLLIKTADDALYMAKSRGRNRVEKQSFI
- a CDS encoding PAS domain S-box protein, with the protein product MGEGLRFLIADTSAVERRRVSDALSAVFGDAEFFTAVSMSEFCSKFKECRCQIIISELKADGYSALRALDYLNTSNSSIPFIIFSSSSDVNTVVECIKRGAADYKTKDNLEGLVDSIRNIASNLVKNSHNPYKEDIELLGDIVEYTSTIYMAVDEKTLRIRYANSACINETGYSPEELIGMSPVGLFSGFSSGRMRNMLAPLIFRTRKKVSFYNDIIKSDGSSFQAEISLYPVFKTHETLILISAENITPKIKAQEHTSSLAQIIERSHTPITVTNRYGIVTYINQRVTEVTGQDPEAVIGESIERLKGGVTKGEAYSLIWKNVTGGRTWIGETRLLTKEGNEIRTYSYVSPIRNMNNEIVNLVFVDEDITEKETIREQLRHAQKMETLGELSSGIAHDFNNLLTAMGGFATIIRRRLGDDNAASKFADKILELAVTGRDITRGLLDYGRKKEFRRETVSIDDIVKKTSQMLAVIIAEDIVIDTELNCDERSIFADETQIGQVLMNLAVNARDAMPEGGTLSLETGAKYIEPVDESGKTCKIPGYYVYIKVADTGSGMSEDTRSNIFKPFFTTKTKGKGTGLGLAIVREIVEKHGGFIECSSVIGEGTTFSVYIPEAKSTFLAEKDAVYDTIPYIKGKTLVIDDDAGVRESIETMLQEFGYETISMPGCNELKEFLLDSEFDIGLAVVDIVLKDHSGLIAGKLLHERDSAIPVIYISGYGEDDLMEKGLEVGGLNIVRKPVFTQELLSRISAEISQGISN
- a CDS encoding IclR family transcriptional regulator produces the protein MKRDKSEYAVQAVNNAIDILELLGDGDHELSISDIVTKLNLTRSNVNKLLATLEMFGYVEYNRYTGNFRLGVKTFQISQAYINKLSIIDISVQVLQSLKEQTNESAYISVMRDGNVVYLNVIETDQAVRVLPRIGNVGPAYATATGKAQLAHYDEREIDKLYSGEMTYITEHTIKDMDALKQELIKVKQVGYAIDDEEYEPGVRCVGAPVRDFMGNVISGISVSAPKERMSMERIETEIAPVILEAARSLSVKFGHRSSDVIVTE